The following proteins come from a genomic window of Paenibacillus swuensis:
- a CDS encoding heparinase II/III domain-containing protein: MLATAPNTYVLNKDGDLLDVARSVLSRLQNLGMAYMLTQDMKYANRAWSEIQAVANFKDWSHTHFLDAGEITAGFALAYDWMYDAWTEEQKAIIREAMVNKALQYGLPNYRSLTVFANRENNQNSVVNGGLTLGALAIGDEPGYESISGKTIIGAMKSVDEYYLPLYAPAGGYFEGPVYWAYGTEYLTYMLSALDTALGSDFGLSDAPGLAETGYYPAYIEGTNGLFNYGDGGPLKITGAPMIYMAYKYEQPDLLWYYRKTRNDGGGTFGLAWYDPKKYTTPQTDYFPLDRKFAGTEVGTMRSAWYDPKTMFAGFKGGHNGHVHGDLDVGTFVLDALGVRWATDLGPEDYSIGGIGEYYPGGTRWDYYRKREEGHNTIVINPGLEPSQDVRATSTITEFVSKPQGAYSVVDMQSTYHAQADEMKRGYFMTDNRRMFIVQDEMKLKTPSDIWWFMHTEQDIELGPDGTSATLKLNDKRLWVKIISPQPAAFQVMDAKPLPTSPDPNQFPYNLERGKVQKTNEGVQKLAIHLTNTQETTLSVVMVPLSAGEPIPTELPAVKPIADWVIDERELATINGLTINGEALANFQPNTFSYTKQLPYGSTKAPAIQASSAYTVTVEQPAQIPGIAVIKVTDPAGIRKPTRYYIQYTAGLYEAEEAFISQGKIDNIHSGFTGSGFVDYNNMVGSYVEWDVNVLSEGLYKLEVQYANGGAVDRPVEVQVNGVIVESNLSLPTTTLWTNWQRTNVAALLKTGSNRIRLTATTLNGASNLDHLQLRTPSLEEHLSIAEAKGWVTDPVVKNELKVKVQKYREEAQDPAKALTRLKQINNTLKLYAGTKIDRTFAQAMTAYVTLLMKQYSVPL; this comes from the coding sequence GTGCTGGCCACGGCACCCAATACCTATGTGCTGAATAAAGACGGCGACCTGCTGGATGTGGCGAGAAGCGTATTGTCCCGCCTGCAGAATCTTGGCATGGCGTATATGCTCACCCAGGATATGAAGTATGCGAACAGGGCTTGGTCAGAGATTCAGGCCGTTGCTAACTTCAAGGACTGGAGCCATACGCACTTCCTGGATGCCGGCGAAATTACGGCTGGATTTGCCTTGGCCTATGACTGGATGTATGACGCCTGGACTGAGGAACAGAAGGCAATCATTCGCGAAGCGATGGTAAACAAGGCGTTACAATACGGATTACCAAATTATCGGTCACTAACGGTGTTCGCTAATCGAGAGAACAATCAGAATTCTGTTGTAAACGGCGGTTTAACCTTGGGCGCTCTGGCAATCGGAGATGAGCCGGGCTATGAATCGATTTCAGGCAAGACCATTATCGGCGCCATGAAATCGGTAGATGAATACTACCTGCCGCTGTACGCGCCGGCCGGCGGCTACTTCGAAGGTCCGGTCTACTGGGCCTATGGAACCGAGTATTTGACTTATATGTTATCCGCGTTAGATACGGCACTGGGCAGCGACTTCGGGCTGTCGGATGCTCCGGGACTGGCCGAAACCGGGTATTACCCGGCTTATATTGAAGGCACGAACGGTTTGTTTAACTACGGCGACGGGGGACCCCTCAAGATTACAGGAGCTCCGATGATTTATATGGCTTATAAATACGAGCAGCCGGATCTGCTCTGGTATTACCGCAAAACCCGCAATGACGGGGGAGGTACCTTCGGTTTGGCTTGGTACGATCCAAAGAAATACACAACGCCGCAAACGGACTACTTCCCGCTCGACCGCAAGTTTGCGGGTACCGAGGTAGGCACGATGCGAAGCGCTTGGTATGATCCGAAGACCATGTTCGCCGGGTTTAAGGGAGGACATAACGGACATGTTCATGGCGATCTGGATGTAGGAACGTTCGTCCTGGATGCGCTGGGGGTAAGATGGGCGACGGATCTCGGTCCGGAGGATTACAGTATCGGCGGGATTGGCGAATACTACCCGGGCGGGACGAGGTGGGACTATTATCGCAAGCGCGAAGAGGGTCACAACACCATCGTCATTAACCCGGGGTTGGAACCCTCGCAGGATGTGAGAGCCACTTCGACCATCACTGAATTTGTGAGTAAACCGCAAGGCGCCTACAGTGTAGTGGATATGCAGTCGACCTATCATGCCCAAGCGGATGAGATGAAACGCGGTTACTTCATGACGGATAATCGCAGGATGTTCATCGTTCAAGATGAAATGAAACTGAAGACGCCGTCCGATATTTGGTGGTTCATGCACACAGAACAGGACATTGAGCTTGGTCCCGATGGTACTTCGGCCACGTTAAAGCTGAATGACAAACGTCTGTGGGTAAAGATTATTTCGCCGCAACCGGCCGCTTTCCAAGTGATGGATGCCAAGCCGCTGCCGACTTCGCCGGATCCGAACCAGTTCCCGTATAACCTGGAGAGAGGTAAAGTTCAGAAGACGAATGAAGGCGTGCAGAAGCTGGCCATTCACTTGACGAATACACAAGAAACGACTTTAAGCGTGGTCATGGTTCCTTTGAGCGCGGGCGAACCGATTCCAACGGAGCTTCCTGCTGTGAAGCCCATTGCCGATTGGGTAATTGATGAGCGTGAACTTGCGACAATCAACGGATTAACCATAAACGGAGAAGCATTGGCGAATTTCCAGCCGAACACGTTTAGCTATACTAAACAACTGCCGTATGGTTCAACGAAGGCGCCCGCCATCCAAGCCTCGAGCGCATACACCGTCACCGTGGAGCAACCGGCACAAATTCCCGGGATTGCGGTGATCAAGGTAACGGATCCTGCCGGGATAAGGAAACCGACCCGATACTACATCCAATACACAGCAGGGTTGTACGAGGCGGAAGAAGCTTTCATCTCGCAAGGCAAAATCGACAATATCCACTCCGGGTTCACCGGCAGCGGCTTTGTGGACTATAACAATATGGTTGGCAGTTACGTGGAGTGGGATGTCAACGTCCTGAGCGAGGGTCTATACAAGCTGGAAGTTCAATATGCGAACGGAGGCGCTGTGGACCGGCCGGTTGAGGTTCAGGTCAACGGAGTCATTGTGGAATCCAACTTGTCTTTGCCGACAACCACCCTCTGGACGAACTGGCAGCGAACGAATGTTGCCGCACTGCTGAAGACAGGTTCGAATCGAATTCGTCTGACGGCGACGACGCTGAACGGCGCATCCAACCTCGATCATCTGCAATTGCGAACGCCAAGCCTGGAGGAGCATCTGTCGATCGCGGAAGCCAAAGGCTGGGTCACCGATCCTGTCGTGAAGAACGAGCTGAAGGTCAAGGTGCAGAAGTACAGGGAAGAAGCACAAGATCCGGCGAAGGCCCTCACCCGATTAAAGCAGATTAACAACACGCTGAAGCTGTACGCGGGTACGAAGATCGATAGAACTTTTGCCCAAGCGATGACGGCTTATGTAACTCTTTTGATGAAACAATACTCGGTCCCTCTATAA
- a CDS encoding Ig-like domain-containing protein: MNKRIRGWIVWLLVAVMLTGLAPWTSQGAWAASEPVIHTLTDEFTDWSKTQFHTPGMAFEPGKETELGNAGLIKIGSAAAGAHLIYALPGPVQSFDLNTYRLKSAAASVLKFYTSADGVAYQEVAAAETIVKDATWQQVAYRTSAVPADSVFLKIVYSSKPNGYNPYLGAIQIQYAAPADPGLPPVTQDDQVEYLPNTPVAGKVKASDPEGGPLQYSLKTPPVQGTVTLSVYGEWTYTPNQGAKQNDSFQVEVKDEQANRATATIELLSAAAGLTPLGDISVSTQVNQPLGSQLRFADDQGRPYSYAVLNQPSHGSLTLNVYGQYTYSPAAGYLGRDTFTVTATDAEGAKVQATVSVTVDQAIFDELEDFSKLYRYTPGLVFGDKTKPNEYDYDLTRVAMGSAPAGASMVYKTTIDMSEFIINTHAQRSKAASELKFFVSPDDVTYTEITPRKTDVGKIGWAHFALYAYEGENLPAGTRFLKIVFTTKPSTVQADPQIAKVFINDTKSITYDPAYNGVTPQEAIAILREKHPNKQHPRLMVTPEEMALKRELYGEDDFLTRIRIL; this comes from the coding sequence TTGAACAAGAGGATTCGCGGTTGGATCGTGTGGTTGCTGGTTGCCGTTATGCTTACAGGTTTGGCGCCATGGACAAGTCAAGGGGCATGGGCGGCAAGCGAGCCCGTAATCCATACGCTTACGGACGAGTTTACAGATTGGAGCAAGACGCAGTTTCATACCCCGGGGATGGCGTTTGAGCCGGGCAAAGAAACGGAACTGGGCAACGCCGGCCTGATCAAGATTGGGTCGGCGGCGGCGGGCGCTCATCTCATTTATGCGCTCCCGGGACCGGTACAATCTTTCGATTTAAATACGTACCGGCTGAAAAGCGCCGCGGCATCCGTACTTAAATTTTACACGTCCGCGGACGGTGTCGCGTACCAGGAAGTTGCGGCTGCGGAGACGATCGTGAAGGATGCAACGTGGCAACAAGTGGCTTACCGTACGAGTGCGGTACCTGCCGATTCGGTTTTCTTAAAGATCGTCTACTCGAGCAAACCGAACGGATACAATCCTTATCTTGGCGCCATCCAGATCCAATATGCCGCTCCGGCGGATCCGGGTTTGCCGCCGGTAACGCAGGATGATCAAGTGGAGTATTTACCGAACACGCCGGTGGCCGGTAAGGTGAAAGCAAGCGATCCGGAAGGCGGCCCACTGCAATACAGCTTAAAGACGCCTCCGGTTCAAGGGACGGTAACTTTATCCGTCTATGGGGAGTGGACCTATACACCGAACCAGGGCGCGAAACAGAATGACAGCTTTCAGGTGGAGGTCAAGGATGAGCAAGCGAACCGGGCCACGGCAACGATTGAGCTGCTTTCCGCCGCGGCAGGCTTAACTCCGCTCGGGGATATCAGCGTTTCTACCCAAGTGAATCAGCCGCTTGGCAGTCAGCTGCGTTTCGCGGACGATCAGGGACGTCCGTACAGCTATGCGGTTCTGAACCAGCCGTCGCATGGTTCGCTGACCCTGAATGTGTACGGACAGTACACGTACTCGCCCGCGGCGGGTTATCTCGGCCGCGATACGTTCACAGTAACAGCGACGGATGCCGAAGGCGCGAAAGTTCAAGCAACGGTATCCGTTACGGTCGACCAAGCTATATTCGACGAGCTTGAGGACTTTTCGAAGCTGTACAGATATACACCCGGCCTTGTATTTGGCGACAAGACGAAGCCGAACGAGTATGATTACGACCTCACGCGCGTGGCGATGGGCAGTGCGCCGGCAGGGGCTTCCATGGTGTATAAGACGACTATTGACATGAGTGAATTTATCATCAATACCCACGCCCAGAGGAGCAAAGCGGCATCGGAGCTGAAATTCTTTGTTTCCCCCGATGATGTGACGTATACAGAAATTACGCCGAGAAAGACCGATGTCGGGAAGATCGGTTGGGCACACTTTGCGCTGTACGCATATGAAGGCGAGAATTTGCCGGCAGGCACGCGCTTTCTGAAAATTGTGTTCACAACAAAACCGAGTACCGTTCAGGCGGATCCGCAAATTGCGAAAGTGTTCATCAACGACACCAAGAGCATTACGTATGACCCGGCTTATAACGGTGTAACACCGCAGGAAGCTATTGCGATCTTGCGCGAGAAGCATCCGAACAAGCAACATCCGAGACTGATGGTAACCCCGGAAGAAATGGCTTTGAAACGCGAATTGTATGGGGAGGACGATTTTTTAACAAGAATACGGATTCTGTAG
- a CDS encoding glycoside hydrolase family 52 protein encodes MYNAHHSPIGAFASFTLGFPGAKGGINQEMRGPANQNVYIGIEQEEGFFQSLPFFTGAEDERKRFTLDDSAPDYNSKQARNIAFSPDEVQRDFNLCTDTWIAGNLTFTLYSQVRSVLEPGAAGTVEEDVKSAIVPAVWAEVTIDNFRGNKTRRAFFGYQGNDPYSSMRRLDDTTDGKLIGIGQGLHSAIVTDDNRVSSALGFSLDSILTEPISENWALALGGAGLLIMDTPPGEKATYRFSVCFHRQGTATAGLATRYYYNRYFETIEQAAFYAVEHAERITQECVKNNTLIHAPHLSSDQQWMMAHAIRSYYGSTQLLEKDGEALWVVNEGEYRMMNTFDLTVDHLFYELKMNPWVVRNVLDLFVDRYSYTDTVQFPGDERAYPGGISFTHDMGFANTFTRPHYSSYERHGIDGCFSHMTHEQLVNWVLCASAYIEQEQDHAWLDKHQATFVRCLESLVNRDHPQAEERNGIMSLDSSRCMGGAEITTYDSLDISLGQARNNIYLAGKTWASYIALETVFARLGLEAESKLAREQALKSAETMTSAMTSEGYIPAVLEHNNESRIIPAIEGLVFPWIMNRRDTLEETGVYGSYIRTLKKHLETILVPGTCLFEDGGWKLSSTSDNSWLSKIYLNQFNARAILGLPWEEQGAAADAAHVGWLVHPELSYFSWSDQIVAGRIHGSKYYPRGVTCILWLAE; translated from the coding sequence ATGTACAACGCTCATCATTCTCCGATCGGGGCATTTGCCAGCTTTACCTTGGGATTTCCCGGGGCCAAGGGCGGAATCAATCAAGAAATGCGCGGTCCCGCAAACCAGAACGTATATATCGGGATCGAACAGGAAGAAGGGTTCTTCCAGTCGCTTCCTTTCTTTACAGGAGCGGAAGATGAACGCAAACGCTTTACGCTGGATGATTCCGCGCCGGATTACAATTCGAAGCAGGCACGGAATATCGCGTTCTCTCCGGACGAGGTACAACGGGACTTTAATCTGTGCACGGATACGTGGATCGCGGGAAATTTAACCTTTACCTTGTACTCCCAAGTTCGTTCTGTTCTGGAACCGGGAGCAGCAGGAACGGTTGAAGAGGACGTGAAATCCGCGATTGTGCCTGCGGTTTGGGCGGAAGTAACGATCGACAATTTCCGGGGAAATAAGACGCGCCGAGCCTTCTTCGGTTATCAGGGTAATGATCCGTACAGCTCCATGCGTAGACTCGACGATACAACAGACGGGAAACTGATCGGCATCGGCCAAGGGCTGCATTCCGCCATCGTAACGGACGATAACCGAGTTTCCTCCGCGCTGGGATTCTCGTTGGACAGCATCCTGACGGAGCCGATCAGCGAGAATTGGGCGCTTGCGCTTGGCGGCGCAGGGCTGCTGATCATGGACACGCCTCCGGGAGAGAAAGCAACCTACCGGTTCTCCGTTTGCTTTCATCGCCAAGGCACGGCCACGGCCGGTTTAGCTACCCGATATTATTACAACCGCTATTTCGAGACGATCGAGCAAGCGGCCTTTTACGCCGTAGAGCATGCGGAACGGATTACCCAAGAGTGTGTGAAGAATAACACGTTGATCCACGCTCCGCATCTTTCCTCTGATCAACAGTGGATGATGGCTCATGCGATTCGAAGCTACTATGGCAGCACACAGCTGCTGGAGAAGGACGGCGAGGCGCTATGGGTGGTGAATGAAGGGGAATACCGCATGATGAACACGTTCGATCTGACGGTGGATCATCTCTTCTACGAGTTGAAGATGAATCCGTGGGTCGTGCGCAATGTGCTGGACCTCTTCGTAGACCGATACAGTTACACGGATACGGTGCAGTTTCCGGGAGACGAGCGCGCGTATCCGGGCGGCATCAGCTTTACGCATGATATGGGCTTCGCCAATACGTTCACGAGGCCTCATTATTCTTCCTATGAGCGTCACGGCATAGACGGGTGTTTCTCCCACATGACCCATGAGCAGCTGGTGAACTGGGTGCTGTGCGCCTCCGCTTATATTGAGCAGGAGCAAGACCATGCCTGGTTAGACAAGCATCAGGCGACCTTCGTCCGCTGTTTGGAGAGTCTGGTGAACCGGGATCATCCTCAGGCGGAAGAACGGAACGGCATCATGTCCCTCGACAGCAGCCGTTGTATGGGCGGGGCTGAAATCACGACGTACGACAGTCTGGATATTTCCCTCGGGCAAGCACGAAATAATATTTACTTAGCCGGCAAAACATGGGCGTCCTACATCGCGCTCGAAACCGTCTTCGCCCGGCTGGGGCTTGAGGCCGAGTCGAAGCTGGCGCGGGAACAGGCGCTCAAAAGCGCGGAAACCATGACCTCCGCGATGACATCGGAAGGGTATATTCCCGCTGTGCTGGAGCATAACAACGAGTCCCGCATTATCCCGGCCATTGAAGGCTTGGTATTCCCGTGGATCATGAACCGCAGAGATACGCTTGAAGAAACGGGCGTCTATGGTTCCTACATCCGGACATTAAAGAAGCATCTGGAGACGATTCTCGTTCCGGGAACTTGTTTGTTCGAGGACGGGGGCTGGAAGCTGTCTTCCACAAGCGATAATTCCTGGCTAAGCAAAATATACCTGAACCAATTCAACGCCCGAGCGATCTTGGGTCTTCCATGGGAAGAACAAGGGGCGGCTGCGGATGCGGCACATGTTGGTTGGCTCGTTCACCCGGAGCTCAGCTATTTCAGCTGGAGCGACCAGATTGTAGCCGGCCGCATCCACGGCAGTAAGTATTATCCGCGCGGTGTTACTTGTATTTTATGGTTGGCAGAGTAG